The Prionailurus viverrinus isolate Anna chromosome B4, UM_Priviv_1.0, whole genome shotgun sequence genome has a window encoding:
- the GJD4 gene encoding gap junction delta-4 protein: MERLDLLGFLLITFNCNMTIVGKVWLIFMILLRMVVIILAGSPVYQDEQERFVCNTLQPGCANVCYDIFSPVSQLRFWLIQSVSVLLPSAVFSVYVLHRGAVLAARGLCGPDGGPGGPDPADLSPGDRERRLLTVPDFSSGYIVHLFLRMLTEAAFGASHYLLFGFLVPKRFSCTHSPCTSVVDCYISRPTEKSIMMLFMWAVSALSLVLSVADLVCSVHRRASARGCAAAPLPRPRPARSLGSRPGQVAGGGGGWAEVGASVHPGPWAAGERADSPSRKSAASGRTGLPDEEDSEVMSSASDKLAVACKEPGSRPHREASGDPRDEGPTRSEEHPLAPQSRLARRCPSGQLQPPDRPANPRSRKSEWV, encoded by the exons ATGGAACGTTTGGACCTGCTGGGATTCCTTCTCATCACCTTCAATTGCAACATGACCATTGTGG GGAAGGTATGGCTTATCTTCATGATACTGCTGAGGATGGTGGTGATCATCTTGGCAGGCTCCCCCGTATACCAGGACGAGCAGGAGAGGTTTGTGTGTAACACCCTGCAGCCAGGATGCGCCAATGTTTGCTACGACATCTTCTCCCCGGTGTCCCAGCTGCGGTTCTGGCTGATCCAGAGTGTGTCCGTGCTCCTCCCTTCTGCCGTCTTCAGCGTCTACGTGCTGCACAGGGGGGCTGTGTTGGCCGCCCGCGGACTCTGCGGGCCGGACGGCGGCCCTGGGGGCCCTGACCCCGCTGACCTGAGCCCCGGGGACAGGGAGCGGCGCCTCCTGACCGTGCCAGACTTCTCCTCTGGCTACATCGTCCACCTCTTTCTTCGGATGCTGACCGAGGCAGCTTTTGGTGCCTCGCACTACCTCCTATTTGGATTCTTGGTCCCAAAGAGATTCTCTTGCACGCACTCTCCCTGCACCAGCGTGGTGGACTGTTACATCTCTAGGCCCACGGAGAAGTCCATTATGATGCTTTTCATGTGGGCGGTCAGCGCGCTGTCTCTGGTGCTCAGCGTGGCGGACCTCGTCTGCAGCGTGCACAGGAGGGCGAGCGCGCGCGGGTGCGCAGCCGCCCCTCTCCCCCGGCCACGGCCTGCGCGGAGCCTGGGCTCGAGGCCAGGTCAGGTGGCCGGCGGCGGCGGTgggtgggcagaggtgggggcgTCCGTCCACCCCGGCCCGTGGGCTGCAGGGGAGCGTGCAGACAGCCCCAGCCGCAAGTCCGCCGCATCAGGGCGGACGGGACTTCCTGATGAAGAGGACAGTGAGGTGATGTCCTCAGCCAGCGACAAGCTGGCCGTGGCTTGCAAAGAGCCGGGGAGCAGGCCCCACAGAGAGGCCTCCGGGGACCCAAGGGACGAGGGTCCCACAAGGTCAGAGGAGCACCCCTTAGCGCCTCAGAGTCGGCTGGCCCGGCGCTGTCCGTCCGGTCAGCTGCAGCCCCCCGACCGGCCCGCCAACCCGAGATCCAGAAAGTCCGAGTGGGTCTGA